A stretch of Carnobacterium iners DNA encodes these proteins:
- a CDS encoding DUF6320 domain-containing protein, with translation MSYCSVCQTAIEGNWKDCPLCGQALDQKAATAESNPYPPIPLRYNIKKVFSLLMIFTIIIGLLFIGIEEIWLDQSQGLKLAVLGIVSLWTVVYTLIRKRRNIAKSILYLLIIVSVISIYLDYSLEWNGWSTTYVIPVICIFADLALTISVKIIFLEVGDYILYLLIVVILGFFPALFLFLNWTTNPIPSVLSIIISAIMFIVLFVSHRKVIMFEWEKRMQI, from the coding sequence ATGAGTTATTGTTCAGTATGCCAGACCGCCATCGAAGGCAATTGGAAAGACTGTCCCTTATGTGGTCAAGCACTTGATCAAAAAGCTGCAACAGCTGAATCTAATCCTTATCCACCCATTCCCTTACGCTACAATATAAAAAAAGTTTTTAGTCTATTAATGATTTTTACAATCATAATAGGGCTATTGTTCATAGGAATAGAAGAAATTTGGCTAGATCAAAGTCAAGGATTAAAACTAGCCGTACTTGGTATCGTGAGTTTATGGACAGTGGTTTATACTTTAATTAGAAAAAGAAGAAATATTGCTAAAAGCATTCTTTACTTATTGATTATTGTTTCTGTGATTAGCATCTATTTAGATTATTCATTGGAGTGGAATGGTTGGTCAACAACTTATGTGATTCCAGTTATTTGTATTTTTGCTGACTTAGCGTTAACGATTTCAGTGAAAATTATTTTCCTAGAAGTAGGAGATTACATTCTTTACTTGTTGATTGTGGTTATTTTAGGTTTTTTTCCAGCACTATTTCTTTTCCTTAATTGGACAACTAATCCTATTCCATCTGTATTATCGATCATTATTAGTGCAATTATGTTTATAGTTTTATTTGTTTCTCATAGAAAAGTTATTATGTTTGAATGGGAAAAACGAATGCAAATCTAA
- a CDS encoding ABC transporter permease yields MDLSINNTSLVFAMGLVLVALAIVYREKLDLGKDIIIGVIRAVIQLVIVGYVLGYIFKLDNNIITFTMVLVIIFNASYNAGKRSQGLPNAFKISFIAILTATSLTLAILLLSGSLIFKPSQIVPITGMIASNSMIAIGISYRNLNGKFTDQRQQVLEKLALGADLKQASISIVRDSIKAGMSPTIDSAKTVGLVSLPGMMSGLMFAGVDPNDAIKYQIMVTFMLLSTTSIASVIASYMAYKNFYNEQKQLIG; encoded by the coding sequence ATGGACTTGAGCATCAATAATACCTCGTTGGTTTTTGCAATGGGACTAGTTTTAGTTGCCTTAGCAATTGTCTATCGAGAAAAATTAGATTTAGGAAAAGATATTATTATTGGCGTTATTAGAGCAGTCATTCAATTAGTTATTGTTGGGTATGTTCTAGGTTATATTTTTAAATTGGATAATAATATTATTACGTTTACCATGGTACTAGTTATTATTTTTAATGCTTCTTATAATGCTGGCAAAAGAAGTCAAGGACTTCCAAATGCTTTTAAAATCTCTTTTATTGCTATTTTAACGGCGACATCTCTAACCTTAGCGATCTTGTTGCTATCTGGTTCACTTATCTTCAAACCTTCTCAAATCGTTCCTATTACAGGAATGATCGCCAGCAACTCAATGATTGCTATTGGGATTAGTTACCGAAATTTAAATGGGAAATTTACTGACCAAAGGCAACAAGTTTTAGAAAAATTAGCTTTAGGAGCAGACTTAAAACAAGCCTCTATCTCCATTGTTAGAGATAGTATTAAAGCTGGTATGTCGCCAACAATTGATTCAGCTAAGACAGTTGGACTAGTTAGTTTACCAGGAATGATGTCAGGTCTAATGTTTGCCGGAGTCGATCCGAATGATGCGATAAAATATCAAATCATGGTAACGTTTATGCTACTTTCTACAACGAGTATTGCCTCTGTAATTGCCAGCTACATGGCTTATAAGAATTTTTATAATGAGCAAAAACAATTAATTGGGTAA
- a CDS encoding alcohol acetyltransferase — MKRKTWVRLDNASNIFLAAMTNRDTKVFRLTAEMTDFVDPKLLQKALDKTYEQYLLYHSVLRRGVFWYYLVMSEIKPKVVAEVLPPCSQLYHFDQKELLFRVIYQENRIHLEVFHVLSDGIGAMWFFEDLVKEYVYLRVHEIAENKWEKTPLEIEQHLEDSFNQHFRQEGQNTFSDAARSAFFSVVKTSKQAGKIVVKYGKKTSSWFGSSTKIESNKKHIYQIRNKKTPDNRPRVVDLSVPLKETLQLAKKQQVSLTIYLIALFFEAIRKAEVNFKQTDTIAISVPVNLRQFYNSNSARNFFSTVLLEYTYGEEDDFNHLCISLSEQLRHHLEPERLSQRLNKLIKAEYHPIARVSLRPFKDAILKLINRQNNRKVTVAMSNLGQLALPHPINTYIKQVYFKTSAVRPQFCMISYEDNLTISFTSPFIDVSIQKEFSRFLSEAGLPVSVAVNQVTTAELGEES, encoded by the coding sequence ATGAAACGAAAAACCTGGGTACGACTGGATAATGCTTCTAATATTTTTTTAGCTGCGATGACGAACAGAGACACAAAGGTTTTTCGTTTAACAGCAGAAATGACTGATTTTGTTGATCCTAAACTGTTGCAAAAGGCGCTAGACAAAACCTATGAACAATACTTGCTTTACCATAGTGTGCTGAGACGAGGAGTCTTTTGGTATTATTTAGTGATGAGTGAAATAAAGCCTAAAGTGGTAGCAGAAGTCTTGCCACCCTGTTCCCAACTTTATCATTTTGATCAAAAAGAACTATTGTTTAGAGTCATCTATCAAGAAAATCGCATTCATTTAGAAGTTTTTCATGTGTTATCAGATGGGATAGGCGCAATGTGGTTTTTTGAGGATCTCGTTAAAGAGTATGTTTATTTGCGGGTACATGAGATTGCTGAAAACAAGTGGGAAAAAACACCTCTCGAGATAGAACAACATTTAGAAGATAGTTTCAATCAACATTTCCGTCAAGAAGGTCAAAATACCTTTAGTGATGCTGCTCGATCCGCATTCTTCTCTGTTGTCAAAACAAGTAAGCAAGCAGGTAAAATAGTTGTAAAGTATGGTAAGAAAACATCTTCTTGGTTCGGTTCGTCTACAAAAATAGAATCCAATAAAAAACATATCTATCAAATAAGAAATAAAAAAACGCCAGATAACCGTCCTCGAGTAGTGGACTTAAGTGTCCCATTAAAAGAAACACTCCAATTGGCTAAAAAACAACAAGTCTCTTTAACAATTTATCTAATTGCTTTATTTTTTGAGGCTATTAGAAAAGCCGAAGTGAATTTTAAACAAACGGATACAATTGCTATTTCTGTTCCAGTTAACTTACGACAATTTTACAATTCGAACTCTGCTCGTAACTTTTTTAGTACGGTTTTATTAGAATATACGTATGGAGAAGAAGATGATTTTAATCATCTTTGTATAAGTTTAAGTGAGCAGTTACGCCACCACTTAGAACCTGAAAGATTATCGCAGCGGCTAAATAAATTAATTAAAGCAGAATACCATCCAATTGCACGAGTTTCGCTAAGACCCTTTAAAGATGCTATTCTAAAACTGATTAATCGACAAAATAACCGAAAGGTAACGGTTGCGATGTCTAATTTGGGACAATTAGCTTTACCGCATCCTATCAATACCTACATTAAGCAAGTTTATTTTAAAACATCAGCTGTTAGACCACAATTTTGTATGATTAGCTACGAGGATAACTTAACGATTAGTTTTACGTCGCCTTTTATTGACGTATCTATTCAAAAAGAATTTAGTCGTTTTTTAAGTGAAGCAGGTTTGCCCGTGAGCGTTGCGGTTAACCAAGTGACGACTGCTGAGTTAGGAGAGGAGAGCTAA
- a CDS encoding alpha/beta hydrolase → MKPLVKIALKLLSSPKINMEEDYLWIRKVQRLFSGKPIRSNYRILDRKIYSADKSHDIPVRIFKPAEKKSDEVLLFFHGGGWVIGDINTYTKPCINMADLTGRTVYSVDYRLAPEFPYPAGLEDCYRVADAMLDNLSLIGLTSASQLTLIGDSAGGNLAAAVSLLLRDNRKDYPQKQILLYPITYWDHTENSPYESIRTKGTDYGLTAKKVSEYMDLYQPDREKRKSPYISPLIATDLTRQPNTLILTSENDPLRDEGEAYAKALKNAGNTVRVSRVKESVHGFITYPKISKLVIEAYQQINNFLDEE, encoded by the coding sequence ATGAAACCACTCGTTAAAATAGCTTTAAAATTATTGTCTTCTCCAAAAATAAACATGGAAGAAGATTATCTTTGGATTCGCAAGGTTCAACGGCTTTTTTCAGGAAAACCGATTCGCTCGAACTATCGAATTTTAGACCGGAAAATCTATTCAGCAGATAAAAGTCACGATATTCCGGTACGTATTTTTAAGCCAGCTGAAAAGAAATCAGACGAGGTTTTATTATTTTTTCACGGTGGTGGATGGGTAATCGGAGACATCAATACGTACACAAAACCTTGTATAAATATGGCTGATTTAACCGGAAGGACCGTTTATTCAGTAGATTATCGCCTAGCACCGGAGTTCCCTTATCCGGCGGGGCTAGAAGATTGTTACCGTGTTGCGGATGCGATGCTAGATAATCTATCGTTAATTGGACTAACAAGCGCATCCCAGTTAACCTTAATTGGCGATTCAGCTGGTGGAAATCTAGCAGCTGCTGTTTCTTTGTTGCTACGAGATAATCGAAAAGACTATCCACAAAAACAAATTTTACTTTACCCTATTACCTACTGGGATCACACGGAAAATTCACCCTATGAATCGATCAGAACAAAGGGAACAGATTACGGATTAACTGCAAAAAAAGTAAGTGAGTATATGGATTTGTATCAACCAGATAGAGAGAAAAGGAAAAGTCCTTATATATCCCCATTAATAGCAACTGATCTTACTAGACAACCGAATACGTTGATTCTGACATCTGAAAATGATCCCTTGCGAGATGAAGGTGAGGCATACGCAAAAGCACTAAAAAATGCTGGGAATACGGTACGCGTTTCTCGAGTTAAAGAGAGTGTTCATGGATTTATTACGTATCCTAAAATCTCAAAGTTAGTGATAGAAGCTTATCAACAGATAAATAACTTTTTAGACGAGGAGTAG
- a CDS encoding aldo/keto reductase: MKEKQFTFYNGTTVPYIGFGTWQIPNEEAYDAVTMTIKNGYTHIDTALAYRNEENVGKAIKDSGLSRDAIFLTSKLPAKIKGYDETLEAFNTTLTNLGMDYIDLYLIHAPWPWDEIGKDCTKENIQTWKAMEKLYNDKKICAIGVSNFSIEDIQALIDACDIVPMANQIPFYIGRDQKDLLAFCKTNNILVEAYSPLATGDILDSPKIVGMAKKYNVTPAQLSIRYCIEKETLPLPKSIHESRIIENSQLDFTISPADVEILDAIKDVREN, encoded by the coding sequence ATGAAAGAGAAACAATTTACCTTTTATAACGGTACGACTGTTCCCTACATCGGTTTCGGTACGTGGCAGATTCCAAATGAAGAGGCGTATGATGCTGTAACCATGACTATCAAGAATGGCTACACGCATATTGATACTGCCTTAGCCTATCGAAATGAAGAAAATGTTGGAAAAGCCATTAAAGATTCTGGCTTATCCCGTGACGCTATTTTTCTAACAAGTAAATTACCTGCGAAAATTAAAGGATACGATGAAACATTAGAAGCTTTCAATACGACGCTTACAAATCTAGGAATGGATTACATTGATCTTTACCTTATTCATGCGCCCTGGCCATGGGACGAAATCGGCAAAGATTGTACGAAAGAAAATATTCAAACTTGGAAAGCAATGGAAAAATTATACAACGATAAAAAAATCTGTGCGATTGGCGTCTCTAACTTTTCAATAGAGGATATCCAGGCTTTAATCGATGCATGCGACATTGTACCAATGGCTAACCAAATCCCTTTCTATATTGGAAGAGACCAAAAAGATTTATTGGCTTTTTGTAAAACAAATAACATTCTTGTTGAAGCTTATTCACCCTTAGCTACAGGCGATATCTTAGATAGTCCTAAGATAGTTGGGATGGCCAAAAAATATAACGTAACTCCTGCTCAGTTGTCTATTCGTTACTGTATAGAAAAAGAGACGTTGCCTTTACCAAAATCGATTCATGAAAGTCGTATCATTGAAAATAGTCAACTTGATTTCACTATCTCTCCAGCAGACGTGGAAATATTAGATGCGATAAAAGATGTACGCGAAAACTAA
- a CDS encoding ABC transporter ATP-binding protein, translating to MYESIVELNHVSFKVADKLILNDVSFSVDKGEFVTITGPSGSGKSTLLKIIASMLSQTAGTIHYKGKKIEEYNPIDYRKEVSYGFQTAVLFGKTVEDNLIFPYEIRQILFDQDKAISYLEKVGLDESYLTKNINDLSGGEKQRIALIRNVLFLPEVLLLDEVTSALDEENKQVIGRFVKEMNQTKQITVLWVTHNSSEVEESDRVINIINGGVEEKNGLEHQ from the coding sequence ATGTATGAGTCAATCGTTGAATTAAACCATGTGAGTTTTAAAGTAGCCGATAAATTAATTTTGAATGATGTGAGCTTTTCAGTAGACAAAGGAGAGTTTGTAACGATTACTGGACCATCTGGAAGTGGCAAAAGCACTTTATTAAAAATAATCGCTTCTATGCTTTCTCAAACAGCTGGAACTATTCACTACAAAGGTAAAAAAATTGAAGAGTACAACCCAATTGACTACCGTAAAGAAGTATCGTATGGTTTCCAAACGGCTGTATTGTTTGGAAAAACAGTGGAAGATAATTTGATTTTTCCATATGAGATTAGGCAAATATTGTTTGATCAAGATAAAGCAATAAGTTACTTAGAAAAAGTAGGATTAGATGAAAGCTATTTGACAAAAAATATCAACGACTTGTCGGGTGGAGAAAAACAGCGAATTGCTTTGATACGCAATGTCTTGTTTTTACCGGAAGTTCTTTTACTTGATGAAGTTACTAGCGCATTGGATGAAGAAAATAAACAAGTTATTGGCCGCTTTGTAAAAGAAATGAATCAAACTAAGCAGATTACTGTCTTATGGGTGACACACAACTCTAGTGAAGTAGAGGAATCAGATCGAGTGATAAACATTATTAATGGAGGAGTGGAAGAAAAAAATGGACTTGAGCATCAATAA